In Fibrobacter sp. UWH6, one genomic interval encodes:
- a CDS encoding prepilin-type N-terminal cleavage/methylation domain-containing protein, producing the protein MKKGFTLIEVMVVIVILGVLAAVGTPKLFNSIAKAKASEVPVAASGYVKLQDIYLAENSALGNWKTIGYIAPGNGSTENFCYSQGAITDEKISREGLSASLIGWGATNLVALNECGMRSWWSIEMTPSSQNSVSFNYNLSYEPCLAFTSNWQIGNTLIGDCANATQISASGSDDNNFTDKTDDGADGKTDNKTDNNTNTNTNTNTGSQSSDKQALDAARKAYTSCTHCSNEEKERLKEAWDNAKEKCQASYGNASCS; encoded by the coding sequence ATGAAAAAAGGTTTCACTCTTATTGAAGTTATGGTGGTAATCGTAATCCTCGGCGTTCTTGCAGCCGTAGGTACCCCCAAACTGTTCAACTCCATAGCCAAGGCCAAGGCAAGTGAAGTTCCCGTAGCCGCCTCTGGTTACGTCAAGCTCCAGGACATCTACCTGGCAGAAAACTCAGCCCTAGGCAACTGGAAAACTATCGGCTACATCGCCCCCGGGAACGGTTCCACAGAAAATTTCTGCTACAGCCAGGGAGCCATTACCGATGAAAAGATTTCTCGGGAAGGACTGAGCGCAAGTCTTATCGGATGGGGAGCCACCAACCTGGTTGCGCTTAACGAATGCGGTATGCGAAGCTGGTGGTCTATCGAGATGACCCCTTCCAGCCAAAATTCTGTCAGTTTCAACTACAATCTCAGCTATGAGCCCTGTCTCGCATTTACCTCTAACTGGCAAATCGGCAACACTCTAATCGGAGACTGCGCGAACGCCACGCAAATTTCTGCTAGCGGTAGCGATGATAACAACTTCACCGATAAGACAGATGACGGTGCAGACGGCAAAACCGACAATAAAACCGACAACAACACAAATACAAACACTAATACCAATACAGGCAGTCAATCATCCGACAAACAAGCATTGGATGCAGCCCGTAAAGCCTACACTTCTTGCACCCACTGTTCTAATGAAGAGAAAGAACGTCTGAAGGAAGCCTGGGACAACGCCAAGGAGAAATGCCAAGCCTCCTACGGCAACGCATCCTGCAGCTAA
- a CDS encoding 4Fe-4S binding protein has translation MKKLVHDKSKCLKCAGCVGVCSKMALDMYGLDLQIDYEKCVRCGLCTNTCPVGALKIMEVDNA, from the coding sequence ATGAAGAAACTCGTCCACGACAAGTCCAAATGTTTGAAGTGCGCCGGCTGCGTCGGCGTATGCTCCAAGATGGCCCTAGACATGTACGGTCTGGATTTGCAGATCGATTACGAAAAGTGCGTCCGCTGCGGACTTTGCACCAACACCTGCCCCGTAGGAGCCCTCAAGATCATGGAGGTGGACAATGCTTGA
- a CDS encoding GGDEF domain-containing phosphodiesterase, with protein sequence MDFRLCSDEYKRFREGLLSPITAPEVLLSQISRMIEPIARALNVGFMECGLIAPVSTFAQSGVDGKMLIYHDKEKLPTLPTCSDIAEVMSTAESGTFTFNAHPVDGHNFTDQERDALQLICYDCFILGGRARLMGMAERARTIDYMTGADNQPGLMNFVGRLISQKNFVGHTGIFTNLKNFKYINKSMSPQVGDIAMKAYVNAAKAVLGPDEIISRLGGDNFFFLVRNEHTEEIIKKFSCLDVTLSQGPKPLNFKISARMGVYVVREQDTVSELMNCSSIALNTAKNVKTTDIIRFNNEMLVDALHQREISSEFQNALKSKEFMVYYQPKVDLITKQLCGSEALVRWLRHRTVVPPADFLPILEREGTVCQLDFYVFECVCSDIRKWVNSGIEPVRTSVNFSKLHLKNPNFSEDFFAIMNKYEVESKYLEVELTEVSDYDDFVAMQKFIGAMRSHGISVSIDDFGTGYSTLNVIKNFDFNVVKLDKSLLDNIGKAGSQDEIVLKNVVNMAKEMDKEVIAEGVENEEQAKFLHDVNCRHVQGFLFDKPLSRDDFEKRLTGEKMY encoded by the coding sequence ATGGACTTTAGGCTTTGCAGCGACGAATACAAGAGGTTTAGGGAAGGACTTCTCAGCCCCATTACTGCCCCTGAGGTCCTTTTATCGCAGATATCCCGCATGATCGAGCCCATCGCAAGGGCTCTGAACGTCGGTTTCATGGAGTGTGGCCTTATAGCCCCGGTTTCCACCTTCGCCCAGTCCGGCGTCGACGGTAAAATGCTCATTTACCATGACAAGGAAAAGCTCCCCACCCTCCCGACCTGCTCAGACATCGCCGAAGTGATGTCTACAGCCGAAAGCGGCACTTTTACTTTTAACGCCCATCCCGTTGACGGACATAACTTTACAGATCAGGAAAGGGATGCTTTGCAGCTCATCTGCTACGACTGTTTCATCTTGGGCGGACGCGCCCGCCTCATGGGCATGGCAGAACGCGCCAGGACAATCGACTACATGACCGGTGCCGACAACCAGCCCGGCCTCATGAATTTCGTGGGCAGACTGATCAGCCAGAAGAATTTCGTCGGACACACGGGCATCTTCACCAACCTGAAGAATTTTAAGTACATTAACAAGTCTATGAGTCCCCAGGTCGGCGATATCGCCATGAAGGCCTACGTGAACGCCGCCAAGGCCGTTCTCGGCCCCGATGAAATCATATCCCGTCTCGGTGGCGACAATTTCTTCTTCCTGGTCCGAAACGAACATACCGAAGAGATTATCAAGAAATTCTCTTGCCTGGATGTCACCCTGAGCCAGGGTCCCAAGCCCCTCAATTTCAAGATTTCTGCCCGTATGGGCGTCTACGTGGTTCGCGAACAGGACACCGTTTCCGAACTGATGAACTGCAGTTCCATCGCCCTGAATACCGCCAAGAACGTCAAGACCACCGACATTATCCGTTTCAACAACGAAATGCTGGTCGACGCCCTGCACCAGAGAGAAATTTCCAGCGAATTCCAGAACGCCCTCAAGAGCAAGGAATTCATGGTCTATTATCAGCCCAAGGTCGACCTGATTACCAAGCAGTTGTGCGGTTCCGAAGCGCTGGTCCGCTGGCTCCGCCACAGGACTGTAGTCCCCCCTGCAGATTTCCTGCCCATCCTGGAACGTGAAGGAACCGTCTGTCAGCTGGATTTCTACGTATTTGAATGCGTCTGCAGCGACATCCGTAAGTGGGTAAACTCCGGCATCGAACCGGTCCGTACTTCGGTGAACTTCTCCAAGTTGCACCTGAAGAACCCCAATTTCTCGGAAGATTTCTTCGCCATCATGAACAAGTACGAAGTCGAAAGCAAGTACTTGGAAGTGGAACTGACCGAAGTGTCCGACTATGATGATTTCGTAGCCATGCAGAAGTTCATTGGCGCCATGCGCAGCCACGGAATTTCCGTTTCCATCGACGATTTCGGCACCGGATATTCCACCCTGAATGTCATCAAGAACTTCGACTTCAACGTGGTCAAGCTGGACAAATCCCTGTTGGACAACATCGGAAAGGCCGGTTCCCAGGACGAAATCGTGCTGAAGAACGTGGTCAACATGGCCAAGGAAATGGACAAGGAAGTCATTGCCGAAGGCGTGGAAAACGAAGAACAGGCCAAGTTCCTCCACGACGTGAACTGCCGCCACGTACAGGGATTCCTCTTCGACAAGCCTCTGAGCCGTGACGACTTCGAGAAGCGCCTTACCGGCGAAAAGATGTACTAA
- a CDS encoding NAD(P)H-dependent oxidoreductase subunit E, translated as MSEHIKGAVHFVANNNLKFDRPEQPIGAMPDPAQTFGHVNKIQEQPNPKEVLEKLSTPEIKERCADLLSRYPEGQGALLEVLWLVQGVFGWVPTEGIRWAANVCGCAPAHALGVATFYTMYNHAPKGKFMLQFCRNISCAIKGAQPLIKYIENKLGIKSGETTPDGLFTILQVECLGSCGNGPMMLVNDDFATDVVDGQLKMKRGTTLTEESIDRIVEWCKAHADNVPKHDVLGGVVKGHCGHPGAPGATAKPQVNDYAPPSPVLCVKAEADAAGATLTWKGAPEFTKIVVEKKSGNDWVVVGEPGVKDKAFVDAAGKVGDEYRMIATSGERVAKPSAVAVTTQKPEPVEEKKV; from the coding sequence ATGAGTGAACATATTAAAGGTGCAGTTCATTTTGTTGCAAACAACAATCTGAAGTTCGATCGTCCGGAACAGCCTATTGGTGCTATGCCGGATCCGGCACAGACCTTTGGCCACGTGAACAAGATTCAGGAACAGCCCAATCCCAAGGAAGTGCTGGAAAAGCTCTCCACTCCCGAAATCAAGGAACGTTGCGCTGACTTGCTGAGCCGTTACCCTGAAGGACAGGGCGCACTTCTCGAAGTGCTGTGGCTTGTGCAGGGCGTGTTCGGCTGGGTTCCCACCGAAGGTATCCGCTGGGCTGCTAACGTTTGCGGTTGCGCTCCGGCTCATGCTCTTGGCGTCGCCACTTTCTATACCATGTATAACCATGCTCCCAAGGGCAAGTTCATGTTGCAGTTCTGCCGCAACATCAGCTGCGCTATCAAGGGTGCACAGCCCCTCATCAAGTACATTGAGAATAAGCTTGGCATCAAGTCCGGCGAAACCACTCCCGATGGCCTCTTCACCATTCTCCAGGTGGAATGCCTGGGCTCTTGCGGCAACGGCCCCATGATGCTGGTGAACGATGACTTCGCTACCGACGTTGTTGACGGTCAGCTGAAGATGAAGCGCGGCACTACCCTCACTGAAGAAAGCATTGACCGTATCGTCGAATGGTGCAAGGCTCATGCAGACAACGTTCCCAAGCACGACGTGCTGGGCGGTGTTGTTAAGGGTCATTGCGGTCATCCGGGCGCTCCTGGCGCAACTGCCAAGCCCCAGGTCAATGACTATGCTCCTCCCAGCCCCGTTCTCTGCGTCAAGGCTGAAGCCGATGCAGCTGGCGCTACCCTCACTTGGAAGGGTGCTCCGGAATTCACCAAGATCGTGGTTGAAAAGAAGTCTGGCAATGATTGGGTCGTCGTTGGCGAACCCGGCGTTAAGGACAAGGCTTTCGTGGATGCCGCTGGTAAGGTTGGCGATGAATATCGCATGATCGCTACCTCTGGCGAACGCGTGGCTAAGCCTTCCGCTGTTGCTGTTACCACTCAAAAGCCGGAACCGGTTGAAGAGAAGAAGGTATAA
- a CDS encoding 2Fe-2S iron-sulfur cluster-binding protein, which translates to MSNYYNMPKLPTENSPKVEIFVDDKAVMVPGDTNLLEALKAVGIETPHVCYHPYLPVSGNCRQCLVEQEGPRGRMLVISCYTPVAPGMKIYTPASSARVKNARKATQEFMLVNHPLDCPICDKAGECTLQENYMECGQNEGRLRPEYGKNYHGNPVHQFVDAKGQVRGGKHVDIGPRILLDEERCVQCDRCVRFMRSVAKDEQLQLAGRADHTYITTFPGEKLDHEYDLCVTDVCPTGAMTAKYFRFQKRVWLLSHTPTISMDDSLGANIWIDHADGKIYRVMPRCNPEVNRSWLSNTSRMAFQNFNKNRLPAIGGVKVIKEALASATGKIALVAGGECTIEDLAALRMLKESLGDRADIFGGSLKIKSEPDGIAKSGDPMANRAGFKLLGLADDNLWDLAQNVSNYSVLVCVNNNIVGDGNKSMDVIEKIPTRIVLSAFNDETANMATLAYGIRHWSEVQGTMVNSLNILQKLNAAPTCPDAELRPAYEVLSELAGNTFTCAYDAFKKAAEYAPALAGLAYDSIKSTGLHLEGGNA; encoded by the coding sequence ATGAGTAACTACTATAACATGCCGAAACTCCCGACCGAAAACAGCCCGAAGGTTGAAATCTTCGTGGATGACAAGGCCGTGATGGTTCCTGGCGATACTAACCTCCTCGAAGCCCTGAAGGCTGTCGGGATTGAAACTCCGCACGTCTGTTACCATCCGTATCTGCCGGTTTCCGGTAACTGCCGTCAGTGCCTGGTTGAACAGGAAGGCCCCCGTGGTCGTATGCTGGTCATCTCCTGCTATACTCCTGTCGCTCCGGGTATGAAGATTTATACTCCTGCTTCCTCTGCTCGCGTCAAGAACGCCCGCAAGGCAACTCAGGAATTCATGCTGGTGAACCATCCGCTGGATTGCCCTATCTGCGATAAGGCTGGCGAATGCACCCTGCAGGAAAACTACATGGAATGCGGTCAGAACGAAGGCCGTCTCCGTCCGGAATATGGTAAGAACTACCACGGCAATCCGGTTCACCAGTTCGTTGACGCCAAGGGCCAGGTCCGTGGCGGTAAGCACGTGGATATCGGTCCCCGAATCCTTCTCGACGAAGAACGCTGCGTACAGTGCGACCGTTGCGTCCGCTTCATGCGTTCTGTGGCCAAGGATGAACAGCTGCAGCTTGCAGGCCGTGCCGACCACACTTACATCACCACGTTCCCCGGCGAAAAGCTGGACCACGAATATGACCTCTGCGTCACTGACGTGTGCCCCACCGGTGCAATGACTGCCAAGTACTTCCGTTTCCAGAAGCGCGTATGGCTCCTGAGCCACACCCCGACCATCTCCATGGATGACTCCCTGGGCGCAAACATCTGGATCGACCATGCCGACGGTAAGATCTACCGCGTCATGCCCCGTTGCAATCCGGAAGTGAACCGCAGCTGGCTCTCTAACACCAGCCGTATGGCATTCCAGAACTTTAACAAGAACCGTCTCCCCGCAATCGGTGGCGTCAAGGTCATCAAGGAAGCTCTCGCTTCTGCAACTGGCAAGATCGCTCTCGTTGCCGGTGGCGAATGCACCATCGAAGACTTGGCTGCTCTCCGCATGCTGAAGGAATCCCTGGGTGACCGTGCCGATATCTTCGGCGGTTCTCTCAAGATCAAGTCCGAACCCGATGGCATCGCCAAGAGCGGTGACCCCATGGCAAACCGCGCCGGCTTCAAGCTCCTTGGCCTTGCCGACGACAATCTGTGGGATCTGGCTCAGAACGTTTCCAACTACTCCGTGCTGGTCTGCGTGAACAACAACATTGTTGGCGATGGCAACAAGTCCATGGACGTAATCGAAAAGATTCCGACCCGCATCGTTCTTTCCGCTTTCAATGACGAAACTGCAAACATGGCTACCCTTGCTTACGGTATCAGGCACTGGAGCGAAGTCCAGGGCACCATGGTGAACTCTCTCAACATTCTCCAGAAGTTGAACGCAGCTCCCACTTGCCCCGATGCAGAACTGAGACCCGCTTACGAAGTTCTCTCTGAACTGGCTGGCAACACCTTCACCTGTGCATACGACGCTTTCAAGAAGGCTGCCGAATACGCCCCGGCTCTCGCCGGCCTCGCTTACGACAGCATCAAGAGCACTGGCCTTCATCTTGAAGGAGGTAACGCATAA
- a CDS encoding NAD(P)/FAD-dependent oxidoreductase: MLDNKYDVVVIGAGPGGSVAARNVAKAGLKTLLLEKRERIGYPVRCGEASTSMKDLQTYGPIDEDCIETIINGLYIYGPNGVNIEVPKPATGIMLNREKFDPWLAKLAADDGAEVVTCARAEFVSDVESAGNDGYRRVRVVLGKGNGDGSVTAESTQEILAKMVIAADGVESRIGRMVGLDCIQKPGMTCNGIDFHVKGMLTRPDYLTFWQGHDFINDGYIWSFPKQKSNMTKFGAGFLIPHKNETIYDVTLEWLHKLFPGAEIDHVVGGVIPVSSVLKDYTLDRFALVGDAAHHTNPLTGGGIAAAMRAGRFCAQTVVEAFKEDNLSKQFLKTYEKRCYDYFGKMHDFEYKFRRFLLELNREDQVGLYKVLQGFALSGYKKSAFLKTPIQTAKYLYKFTKFKA, encoded by the coding sequence ATGCTTGATAACAAGTATGACGTAGTGGTGATTGGCGCAGGCCCCGGTGGTTCTGTAGCCGCCCGCAATGTAGCCAAGGCAGGCCTCAAGACCTTGCTCCTTGAAAAGCGTGAACGCATCGGCTACCCTGTACGCTGCGGTGAAGCCAGCACCAGCATGAAGGACCTGCAGACTTACGGCCCCATCGACGAAGACTGCATCGAAACCATTATCAACGGCCTTTATATCTACGGCCCCAACGGCGTGAACATCGAAGTGCCCAAGCCGGCTACTGGCATCATGCTGAACCGCGAAAAGTTTGACCCGTGGCTGGCCAAACTTGCAGCCGACGACGGTGCCGAAGTTGTTACCTGCGCCCGCGCTGAATTTGTAAGCGACGTTGAATCCGCAGGCAATGACGGCTACCGCAGGGTCCGTGTCGTGTTGGGCAAGGGCAACGGCGACGGATCTGTCACCGCCGAATCCACTCAGGAAATTTTGGCCAAGATGGTCATCGCCGCCGACGGTGTCGAAAGCCGTATCGGCCGCATGGTCGGACTGGACTGCATCCAGAAGCCGGGCATGACTTGCAACGGTATCGACTTCCATGTGAAGGGTATGCTGACCCGCCCCGACTACCTGACCTTCTGGCAGGGCCATGATTTTATCAATGACGGTTACATCTGGAGTTTCCCCAAGCAGAAGTCCAACATGACCAAGTTTGGCGCAGGCTTCCTGATTCCCCACAAGAACGAAACCATTTACGACGTAACCCTGGAATGGCTGCACAAGCTGTTCCCCGGCGCAGAAATTGACCATGTGGTCGGCGGCGTGATTCCCGTTTCCAGCGTCTTGAAGGACTATACCCTGGACCGCTTCGCCCTGGTGGGCGACGCCGCCCATCATACCAATCCGCTTACGGGCGGCGGCATTGCGGCAGCAATGCGCGCGGGCCGATTCTGCGCCCAGACCGTGGTTGAAGCATTCAAGGAAGACAATCTTTCCAAGCAGTTCCTGAAGACTTACGAAAAGCGCTGCTACGACTACTTTGGCAAGATGCACGACTTCGAATACAAGTTCCGCAGATTCCTGCTGGAACTGAACCGCGAAGACCAGGTTGGGCTCTACAAGGTGCTGCAGGGCTTCGCCTTGAGCGGCTACAAGAAGTCCGCCTTCCTGAAAACTCCCATCCAGACAGCCAAATATCTCTACAAGTTTACCAAATTCAAGGCCTAA
- a CDS encoding TIGR02147 family protein, which produces MEKFVDIYQFTHFRKYLEEYQAARAQQEPGFTRTEICNLLGMEKSRSYFADVLRGKKVSPRMVTKFIEVLGLEKKEARYFETMVQVDQAKNDTIRKAAMEELLRQHPNPQHIINTDAYEYYNHWYHSALFAILDAMDVGDDMAPVQKRIFPKVPLGKLSDSLELLQRLGLARKNEEGFWKPTRESISSGPYNNAELIKQYQLQCFELSKQALITPPKSPTVMSTMTFSISSEAYKDLEAAVQEFKAKARRIIGEDKAKADSVYQLNLHLFSNLDPEGK; this is translated from the coding sequence GTGGAAAAATTTGTTGACATCTATCAGTTTACGCACTTTCGCAAGTATCTAGAAGAATACCAGGCCGCCCGCGCACAGCAGGAGCCCGGTTTTACCCGCACCGAAATTTGCAACCTGCTGGGCATGGAAAAGAGCCGCAGCTACTTCGCCGATGTTCTCAGAGGCAAGAAAGTTAGCCCCCGCATGGTGACCAAGTTCATCGAAGTCCTGGGCCTCGAAAAGAAAGAAGCAAGATACTTCGAGACCATGGTCCAGGTGGATCAGGCCAAGAACGACACCATCCGCAAGGCCGCCATGGAAGAACTGCTGCGTCAACACCCCAACCCGCAGCACATCATCAACACAGACGCCTACGAATATTACAACCACTGGTATCATAGCGCCCTGTTCGCCATTCTGGACGCCATGGATGTGGGCGACGATATGGCCCCGGTGCAGAAGCGAATTTTCCCAAAGGTTCCCCTGGGCAAGTTGAGCGACAGCCTGGAACTTTTGCAGCGTCTGGGTCTCGCCCGCAAGAACGAGGAAGGTTTCTGGAAACCCACCCGGGAGTCCATTTCCAGCGGACCTTACAACAACGCGGAACTGATCAAGCAGTATCAGTTGCAATGCTTTGAACTTTCCAAGCAGGCCCTGATTACGCCGCCCAAGTCCCCCACTGTCATGAGTACCATGACCTTCAGCATTTCAAGCGAAGCCTACAAGGACCTGGAAGCCGCCGTGCAGGAATTCAAGGCCAAGGCACGACGCATCATCGGCGAAGACAAGGCCAAGGCCGACAGCGTCTATCAACTGAACTTACACCTGTTTTCTAACCTGGATCCGGAGGGCAAGTAA
- a CDS encoding NADH-quinone oxidoreductase subunit C — protein sequence MDFAEKTVSLLEEKFGGKREPLAKWDACVVIPKEYLHNAVEFLKNDSSTQLDMLLDEAGIDYLTYPNHEGPRFAVSYSFKSTKVAGRRIRLKVLVSEADLKVPTITDLYKSADWLEREVFDQFGIVFEGHPDLRRLLNHVEFVGNPLRKDYPAQKRQWLSTSDYLMPELEKRLESKGYKVIERSEEINPVDEEYLEGSRQ from the coding sequence ATGGATTTTGCTGAAAAGACCGTTTCCCTCCTGGAAGAGAAGTTCGGCGGCAAGCGCGAACCTCTGGCCAAGTGGGACGCCTGTGTGGTGATTCCTAAGGAATACCTCCACAATGCAGTGGAGTTCCTGAAGAACGATAGTTCTACCCAGTTGGATATGCTGCTGGACGAAGCCGGCATCGACTATCTGACTTACCCCAATCACGAAGGTCCTCGCTTTGCAGTGAGCTACAGCTTCAAGAGCACCAAGGTTGCCGGTCGTCGCATCCGTCTTAAGGTGCTGGTCAGCGAAGCCGACCTGAAGGTCCCCACCATCACCGACCTGTACAAGAGCGCTGATTGGCTGGAACGCGAAGTCTTCGACCAGTTCGGAATTGTGTTCGAAGGTCACCCGGACCTCCGCCGCCTGTTGAACCATGTTGAATTTGTGGGCAATCCTCTCCGTAAGGATTACCCGGCCCAGAAGCGCCAGTGGCTTTCCACTAGCGACTACCTGATGCCCGAACTTGAAAAGCGCCTTGAATCCAAGGGTTACAAGGTGATCGAACGCTCCGAGGAAATCAATCCTGTGGACGAAGAATATCTTGAAGGGAGCAGACAATGA
- a CDS encoding NADH-quinone oxidoreductase subunit D translates to MIVLDPNGEKLSLMSLNVGPTHPATHHCVRLLTALDGETIVAGVSEIGFMHRGFEKMVERGTWQQVIPYTDRLNYCSAMMNNIAFCRAVENMFGIEITERNKVLRVIVNELSRINDHFICVAAAFQDLGGTTPFMYAFNPREEIMLIWEKLTGARLTNSFARIGGLYRDTYSGFEGDVLAACNSVEKALKDLHACLDRNRIFLDRTVGVAKISKEDAISYGWTGPVLRATGVESDLRKDEPYYDYETYDWDVVVGTNGDANDRLQVRLYEIEESVKIVRQALKRLAPGPVDIVDPRIRVPSHKMAYQDMEGLIGRFKSVYEGIRVPEGEYYCGSECANGELGFTIIADGSGHPYRIKVRSPSLAHVSAFNFLVEGLTLADSMATLPGLNMIAGELDR, encoded by the coding sequence ATGATCGTATTAGATCCGAATGGCGAAAAGCTGAGCCTCATGTCCCTGAACGTGGGTCCCACTCATCCGGCTACCCACCACTGCGTACGCTTGCTTACCGCTCTCGACGGCGAAACTATCGTTGCCGGCGTTAGCGAAATTGGCTTTATGCACCGCGGTTTCGAAAAGATGGTTGAACGCGGCACCTGGCAGCAGGTGATTCCCTACACTGACCGTCTGAACTACTGTTCTGCAATGATGAACAACATTGCGTTCTGCCGTGCCGTCGAAAATATGTTCGGCATCGAAATCACTGAACGCAACAAGGTTCTCCGCGTTATTGTGAACGAATTAAGCCGAATCAACGACCACTTCATTTGCGTGGCCGCTGCATTCCAGGACTTGGGTGGTACCACTCCGTTCATGTACGCATTTAACCCCCGCGAAGAAATCATGCTGATTTGGGAAAAGCTCACTGGCGCTCGTCTGACCAATAGCTTTGCCCGTATCGGTGGTCTGTATCGCGACACCTATAGCGGTTTCGAAGGTGATGTCCTGGCAGCCTGCAACTCTGTTGAAAAGGCTCTCAAGGATCTTCACGCCTGCTTGGACCGTAACCGTATCTTCCTGGATCGTACCGTTGGCGTTGCCAAGATTTCCAAGGAAGACGCTATCAGCTACGGCTGGACCGGCCCCGTGCTCCGTGCTACCGGCGTAGAAAGCGACCTGCGTAAGGATGAACCTTACTACGATTACGAAACCTATGACTGGGACGTTGTGGTTGGCACCAATGGTGACGCAAACGACCGTCTCCAGGTTCGTCTCTACGAAATCGAAGAATCCGTTAAGATTGTACGTCAGGCTCTGAAGCGTCTCGCTCCGGGTCCTGTTGACATTGTCGATCCTCGTATTCGCGTGCCGTCTCACAAGATGGCTTACCAGGATATGGAAGGCCTCATCGGCCGTTTCAAGAGCGTTTACGAAGGCATCCGCGTGCCCGAGGGCGAATACTACTGCGGTAGTGAATGCGCTAACGGCGAACTTGGCTTCACCATCATTGCCGATGGTTCCGGCCACCCGTATCGCATCAAGGTTCGTTCCCCCAGTCTCGCTCACGTTTCCGCTTTCAACTTCCTGGTTGAAGGTCTTACCTTGGCCGACTCTATGGCTACCTTGCCTGGCCTCAACATGATTGCAGGAGAACTTGACCGATGA
- the nuoF gene encoding NADH-quinone oxidoreductase subunit NuoF produces the protein MAECVKVCTENFGKGAQDIEVYKKLGGYENISERLFNMSQFELIDYVQRTNLRGRGGAGFPTGMKWSFVPRGTGKPVYIVVNADEGEGGTFKDHFLMLEDPHRLIEGLIIAAWALGSRAAYIYCRGEFLPCIESLNKALNQAYAAGYLGENICGTKFSFDIFVHRGAGAYICGEETALINSLEGQKGQPRLKPPFPAVSGAWKSPTCVNNVETIMALPWILKHDPSEYAKMGTPRAGGTKVFCISGDVKNPGVYEAPLGTPMMTMINEYAGGVVGGKLKAVLPGGSSCAPLTAEEAAVATMDYECLASMKTMFGSGAMIVINDTHNMVDLLNVLGNFYSHESCGQCTPCREGTGLLHRMLNQIVAGNGHDGDVELMQSLTGGFGGVTICPLSISLGGPVASYSTKFRADFDEYIAKNPDHAKPRVQETARPGIFW, from the coding sequence ATGGCAGAATGCGTAAAAGTTTGTACTGAAAACTTCGGCAAGGGCGCCCAGGACATTGAAGTCTACAAGAAGCTGGGCGGCTACGAAAATATTTCCGAACGCTTGTTCAATATGAGCCAGTTCGAGCTCATCGACTACGTGCAGCGCACCAATCTGCGTGGCCGTGGCGGTGCAGGCTTCCCCACCGGTATGAAGTGGAGCTTCGTGCCCCGCGGAACCGGCAAGCCCGTGTACATCGTGGTGAACGCTGACGAAGGCGAAGGCGGTACCTTCAAGGATCACTTCCTCATGTTGGAAGATCCCCACCGTCTTATCGAAGGCCTTATCATCGCCGCCTGGGCTCTGGGTTCCCGTGCAGCATACATCTACTGCCGTGGCGAATTCCTGCCCTGCATCGAAAGCCTCAACAAGGCTCTGAACCAGGCTTATGCCGCTGGCTACCTTGGCGAAAATATCTGCGGAACCAAGTTCAGCTTCGATATCTTCGTACATCGCGGTGCTGGCGCCTACATTTGCGGTGAAGAAACCGCACTCATTAACTCTCTCGAAGGCCAGAAGGGTCAGCCCCGCCTGAAGCCGCCTTTCCCGGCTGTTAGCGGTGCATGGAAGAGCCCCACCTGCGTGAACAACGTAGAAACCATTATGGCTCTCCCCTGGATCCTGAAGCACGACCCCAGCGAATACGCCAAGATGGGTACTCCCCGTGCAGGTGGTACCAAGGTGTTCTGCATTTCCGGCGACGTGAAGAATCCGGGCGTGTACGAAGCTCCTCTGGGCACTCCCATGATGACCATGATCAACGAATATGCCGGTGGCGTGGTCGGTGGCAAGCTGAAGGCTGTGCTGCCCGGTGGTTCTTCTTGCGCTCCTCTGACTGCAGAAGAAGCTGCGGTTGCAACCATGGATTACGAATGCCTGGCTTCCATGAAGACCATGTTCGGTTCCGGTGCTATGATCGTCATTAACGACACTCATAACATGGTTGACCTGTTGAATGTATTGGGTAATTTCTACAGCCACGAATCCTGTGGCCAGTGCACCCCGTGCCGCGAAGGTACCGGTCTTCTGCACCGCATGCTGAACCAGATTGTTGCTGGCAACGGTCACGACGGCGATGTGGAACTGATGCAGAGCCTTACCGGTGGTTTCGGTGGCGTGACCATTTGTCCGCTGTCCATCTCTCTGGGCGGCCCTGTAGCTTCCTACAGCACAAAGTTCCGCGCCGACTTCGACGAATACATTGCAAAGAACCCGGACCACGCAAAGCCGCGTGTCCAAGAAACCGCACGTCCTGGAATTTTCTGGTAA